One genomic window of Meles meles chromosome 15, mMelMel3.1 paternal haplotype, whole genome shotgun sequence includes the following:
- the LOC123925509 gene encoding translation initiation factor IF-2-like: protein MSERQLGEGGQSGPELGALGGSGTVPDRSGPQGAAGSGDTGAGSAEGLSWEVRVPHPARPASPARAAEAPEGGGRQPQGGSRVLGGPMRGWGGTAGAKARRRSRALPPPAPGLPAPSPPPSEGTPLSLPPSRSPGPGGGGGGAGGARPGRTCAPSRAGESPGEHVPRRAGGGESRGRLHCCCCCRRGRRCLFLPPAPSPPRPGRGAPRAELGPARRSVRRAPQAAAAAATVVAAAARAGKLCPFVRSAPEAAGRQRCFLLHHPAPPRRTSTRRTSSTCPAPTTHTPAHLMPGSRVGEGEEPAQPR, encoded by the exons ATGAGCGAGCGGCAGCTGGGAGAGGGGGGTCAGTCAGGCCCGGAGCTCGGGGCTCTCGGGGGCTCCGGGACCGTCCCGGACCGCTCGGGCCCACAGGGAGCGGCAGGAAGTGGGGACACCGGGGCTGGCTCGGCCGAGGGCCTAAGCTGGGAGGTCCGCGTGCCCCACCCCGCGCGGCCCGCCTCGCCTGCCCGGGCTGCAGAAGCGCCGGAGGGCGGGGGCCGCCAGCCCCAAGGTGGCAGCCGGGTCCTGGGAGGGCCgatgcgggggtggggaggtactGCAGGTGCAAAGGCGCGGCGGCGGAGCCGGGCCCTGCCGCCACCAGCTCCCGGGCTGCCCGCTccgtcccctcccccctccgagGGAACTCCCCTCTCTCTCCCGCCCTCGCGCAGCCCCGGGCCCGGCGGAGGGGGCGGCGGGGCCGGCGGGGCTCGGCCGGGCCGCACGTGCGCGCCCTCCCGGGCGGGGGAGTCCCCGGGCGAGCACGTGCCGCGgcgcgcggggggcggggagTCCCGCGGACGCCttcattgctgctgctgctgccgccgcggccgccgctgcctcttccttcctcctgcgcCGTCCCCTCCTCGGCCCGGGCGGGGGGCTCCGCGCGCCGAGCTCGGCCCGGCCAGGCGCTCCGTGAGGCGGGCGccccaggcggcggcggcggccgcgacGGTGGTGGCGGCGGCAGCGCGGGCCGGGAAACTTTGCCCCTTTGTGCGCTCCGCCCCGGAGGCGGCGGGCAG gCAACGCTGCTTTCTTCTCCATCATCCTGCCCCCCCCCGGAGGACAAGTACTAGGAGAACCTCCTCAAcctgcccagcccccaccacacacacacctgctcacCTCATGCCTGGGTCCAGGGTGGGTGAGGGTGAAGAGCCCGCCCAGCCAAGATGA